In Lysobacter firmicutimachus, one genomic interval encodes:
- a CDS encoding DUF3106 domain-containing protein has product MRRLAPLRRAGLALAGLALLAAAPAFAADPPAAPLPAWEQLSPAQREQLIAPMRERWNSSPEERQRMLQHARRWQQMTPRERSNARRGLKHWEHLDPEQRKQMRALYAKMRVLDETGRRALMNQWRDMTPEQRRAWVKANPPPWRRDDAPRD; this is encoded by the coding sequence ATGCGTCGCCTCGCCCCTCTCCGCCGCGCCGGCCTCGCCCTCGCCGGCCTCGCCCTGCTGGCCGCCGCGCCGGCGTTCGCCGCCGACCCGCCGGCCGCGCCGTTGCCGGCCTGGGAGCAGCTGAGCCCGGCCCAGCGCGAACAACTGATCGCGCCGATGCGCGAACGCTGGAACAGCTCGCCGGAGGAACGCCAGCGCATGCTGCAACATGCGCGCCGCTGGCAGCAGATGACTCCGCGGGAGCGCAGCAACGCGCGCCGCGGGCTCAAGCACTGGGAGCACCTGGACCCGGAGCAGCGCAAGCAGATGCGCGCCCTGTACGCCAAGATGCGCGTGCTCGACGAAACCGGCCGGCGCGCGCTGATGAACCAATGGCGCGACATGACCCCGGAGCAGCGCCGCGCCTGGGTCAAGGCCAACCCGCCGCCGTGGCGTCGCGACGACGCGCCGCGCGATTGA
- a CDS encoding AraC family transcriptional regulator: MNLHHHRIHFAEHLDLSAARPGLHLIRASGRAVQLELPAGWLSLWLPLRGPLRLETADSTWELAPGHLQVWRDGRLRSSARVPCWWLCLCGPETAWRPHLPAPAEGAALEEPLPWEGAAPRDAQRLLVRLARRIEPAGERNAGALLRTLCALLLEQQRDLLARLPRCSGRTQRRRQQTLLRLLRVQHLIRRHPELRLDLGRLARCASYSPCHLIRIYREVFDETPTEFASRLRSDRAWRMVRETRMPVCEITEALGFESQSAFCRAFKNSFGLTATQARRLEPPTARVA; this comes from the coding sequence ATGAACCTGCACCACCACCGGATCCATTTCGCCGAACACCTGGACCTGTCCGCCGCGCGGCCGGGCCTGCACCTGATCCGCGCCTCGGGACGCGCGGTCCAATTGGAACTGCCTGCCGGCTGGCTGTCGCTGTGGCTGCCGCTGCGCGGTCCGCTGCGGCTGGAAACCGCCGACAGCACCTGGGAGTTGGCGCCCGGGCACCTGCAGGTCTGGCGCGACGGCCGCCTGCGCAGCAGCGCGCGGGTGCCGTGCTGGTGGCTGTGCCTGTGCGGCCCGGAGACCGCCTGGCGCCCGCATCTGCCCGCGCCGGCCGAGGGCGCCGCGCTGGAGGAACCGCTGCCCTGGGAGGGCGCCGCGCCGCGCGATGCGCAACGCCTGCTGGTGCGACTGGCGCGGCGGATCGAGCCGGCCGGCGAGCGCAATGCCGGCGCGCTGTTGCGCACCCTGTGCGCATTGCTGCTGGAACAACAGCGCGACCTGCTGGCGCGCCTGCCGCGCTGCAGCGGCCGCACTCAACGCCGGCGCCAGCAGACCCTGCTGCGCCTGTTGCGGGTCCAGCACCTGATCCGGCGCCATCCCGAACTGCGTCTGGACCTCGGCCGGTTGGCCCGCTGCGCCAGCTATTCGCCGTGTCATCTGATCCGGATCTACCGCGAAGTGTTCGACGAAACCCCGACCGAGTTCGCCTCGCGGCTGCGCTCGGACCGGGCCTGGCGCATGGTCCGCGAAACCCGCATGCCGGTATGCGAGATCACCGAGGCGCTGGGCTTCGAAAGCCAGAGCGCGTTCTGCCGCGCGTTCAAGAACTCTTTCGGCCTGACCGCGACCCAGGCGCGGCGGCTGGAACCACCGACGGCACGGGTCGCCTGA
- a CDS encoding NAD(P) transhydrogenase subunit alpha encodes MNDGFVALYIFMLAAIAGHVIISRVPVILHTPLMSGSNFIHGIVLIGAIIVLGHAETPLEKAIGFVAVLLGAGNAAGGYVVTERMLEMFKSSKMAGGA; translated from the coding sequence ATGAACGACGGTTTCGTGGCGCTGTATATCTTCATGTTGGCCGCGATCGCCGGCCACGTGATCATCTCGCGGGTCCCGGTGATCCTGCATACCCCGCTGATGTCGGGCTCCAACTTCATCCACGGGATCGTCCTGATCGGCGCGATCATCGTGCTCGGCCACGCCGAAACCCCCCTGGAAAAGGCCATCGGCTTCGTCGCCGTGCTGCTCGGCGCCGGCAACGCCGCCGGCGGCTACGTGGTGACCGAGCGCATGCTGGAGATGTTCAAGTCGAGCAAGATGGCGGGTGGCGCATGA
- a CDS encoding PLP-dependent aminotransferase family protein, giving the protein MYLPLDGRGPLHGQLVRSLKDAVLGGRLPAGLRYPPSRLLAQQLDLSRNTVLAAYEQLRAEGFMQARVGSGSYVVMPGAPVQPRSEPPQRVPPQSAYARRLRRYHDHGAMPGRGVPGVLHSFQYGVPFTNPLLTSAWARALSHAAAYTPPNYPTAQGLPMLRAAVCEYLSLRRGVQARPEDVIVVTGTQQAVSLTARVLLDEGDEVAIEEPQYFAVREALQIHGARLVPVPVDREGLRTDLLPERPPRLICVTPSHQFPTGALMSLARRRALLDYACRHDCWIFEDDYDGEFRYDAQPHAALCGLDDSRRVIYTGTFSKVLFPSLRLGYIVAPPGLRDDFVSAKWVDDFGSPAIEQAALAHFLADGGFERHLRRTAKTLKQRRDALLGALRRSCGEALDIDDSNAGMHLLVWLRGRSAAQGDAFIALAQRRGLGLYSIAPYYFDPPDRAGLLLGYGALSVAEIEEAARLFAACLAEMDFPE; this is encoded by the coding sequence ATGTATCTGCCGCTCGACGGTCGCGGACCTTTGCACGGCCAATTGGTCCGCTCGCTCAAGGACGCGGTGCTCGGCGGGCGGTTGCCGGCCGGGCTGCGCTATCCGCCCAGCCGGCTGCTGGCGCAGCAGCTGGACCTGTCGCGCAACACCGTGCTGGCCGCCTACGAGCAATTGCGCGCCGAGGGTTTCATGCAGGCCCGGGTCGGGTCGGGCAGTTATGTGGTCATGCCGGGCGCGCCGGTGCAGCCGCGCAGCGAGCCGCCGCAGCGGGTACCGCCGCAAAGCGCCTATGCGCGCCGCTTGCGCCGCTATCACGATCATGGCGCCATGCCCGGCCGCGGCGTGCCGGGCGTGCTGCACAGCTTCCAGTACGGCGTGCCGTTCACCAATCCGCTGCTGACCTCGGCCTGGGCGCGCGCGCTGTCGCACGCGGCCGCTTACACCCCACCGAACTATCCCACCGCGCAGGGCCTACCGATGCTGCGCGCGGCGGTCTGCGAATACCTGTCGCTGCGGCGCGGAGTGCAAGCGCGGCCGGAGGACGTGATCGTGGTGACCGGCACCCAGCAGGCGGTGAGCCTGACCGCGCGGGTGCTGCTCGATGAAGGCGACGAGGTCGCGATCGAAGAGCCGCAGTATTTCGCCGTGCGCGAGGCCCTGCAGATCCACGGCGCGCGGCTGGTGCCGGTGCCGGTCGACCGCGAAGGGCTGCGCACCGACCTGTTGCCGGAGCGTCCGCCGCGGCTGATCTGCGTGACCCCGTCGCATCAGTTTCCGACCGGCGCGCTGATGTCGCTGGCGCGCCGGCGCGCGCTGCTCGACTACGCCTGCCGCCACGACTGCTGGATCTTCGAGGACGACTACGACGGCGAGTTCCGCTACGACGCGCAGCCCCACGCGGCCTTGTGCGGGCTCGACGACAGCCGGCGGGTGATCTACACCGGTACCTTCTCCAAAGTGCTGTTCCCCTCGCTGCGGCTGGGCTACATCGTCGCCCCGCCGGGCCTGCGCGACGATTTCGTCAGCGCCAAGTGGGTCGACGACTTCGGCTCGCCGGCGATCGAGCAGGCCGCGCTGGCGCATTTCCTCGCCGACGGCGGTTTCGAACGGCATCTGCGCCGCACCGCCAAGACCCTCAAGCAACGGCGCGACGCGCTGCTCGGCGCGCTGCGGCGCTCTTGCGGGGAGGCCTTGGACATCGACGATTCGAACGCCGGCATGCACCTGCTGGTGTGGCTGCGCGGGCGCAGCGCGGCGCAGGGCGATGCGTTCATCGCGTTGGCGCAGCGGCGCGGGCTGGGGCTGTATTCGATCGCGCCCTACTATTTCGATCCGCCGGACCGGGCGGGCTTGCTGCTGGGCTATGGCGCCCTGTCGGTGGCCGAAATCGAAGAGGCGGCGCGCCTGTTCGCCGCCTGCCTGGCGGAGATGGATTTCCCCGAGTGA
- a CDS encoding RNA polymerase sigma factor, whose product MLEPVSVDAEPLPLEPAPSPPERPAPVPPGGAPARAPASLDAFLAGLSARAFRFAELGLRHREDALDAVQDAMMKMLAYRERPATEWTPLFWSILRSRIVDLQRRRTFRLRWLAPAAREDDTPLDWADDGPDPQRAHDGREAYARLSQALAALPRRQREAFSLRVLEELDVATTARAMGCSEGAVKTHLSRAREALQRQLEEWR is encoded by the coding sequence ATGCTGGAGCCAGTGAGCGTCGACGCCGAACCGCTGCCGCTGGAGCCTGCGCCGTCCCCGCCGGAACGGCCCGCCCCCGTCCCGCCCGGGGGCGCGCCGGCCCGTGCGCCGGCCAGCCTGGATGCTTTCCTGGCCGGGTTGAGCGCGCGCGCGTTCCGCTTCGCCGAACTCGGCCTGCGCCATCGCGAGGACGCGCTGGACGCGGTCCAGGACGCGATGATGAAGATGCTGGCCTATCGCGAACGCCCGGCCACCGAATGGACGCCGCTGTTTTGGAGCATCCTGCGCAGCCGCATCGTCGACCTGCAGCGCCGGCGCACCTTCCGGCTGCGCTGGCTGGCCCCGGCGGCGCGCGAAGACGACACGCCGCTGGACTGGGCCGACGACGGCCCCGATCCGCAGCGCGCCCACGACGGCCGCGAAGCCTATGCCCGGCTGTCGCAGGCCCTGGCCGCGCTGCCGCGACGCCAACGCGAGGCCTTCAGCCTGCGCGTGCTGGAAGAACTCGACGTCGCCACGACCGCGCGGGCGATGGGTTGCAGCGAAGGCGCGGTGAAAACCCATCTGTCGCGCGCACGCGAAGCCCTGCAGCGGCAATTGGAGGAATGGCGATGA
- the sufT gene encoding putative Fe-S cluster assembly protein SufT: protein MYSRSSEPVRFERDCAVVMVPQGEQVTLPAGSVGYITQALGGSYTVFVEGNLFRIHGRDADAIGKEPPEPLELPEGADDEAVERLVWQQLRTCFDPEIPINVVELGLVYEAAVKHRDDGQRTVEVRMTLTAPACGMGDILVDDVRSKLEMIPTVAEADVELVFDPPWNRNMMSEAARLETGML from the coding sequence ATGTACTCCCGCAGCAGCGAACCCGTCCGTTTCGAGCGCGATTGCGCCGTCGTCATGGTCCCCCAAGGCGAGCAGGTGACCCTGCCGGCCGGCAGCGTGGGCTACATCACCCAGGCCCTGGGCGGCAGCTACACGGTGTTCGTCGAGGGCAACCTGTTCCGCATCCACGGCCGCGACGCCGACGCCATCGGCAAAGAACCGCCGGAACCGCTGGAGCTGCCCGAAGGCGCCGACGACGAAGCGGTCGAACGGCTGGTGTGGCAGCAACTGCGCACCTGCTTCGACCCGGAGATCCCGATCAACGTGGTCGAGCTGGGCCTGGTCTACGAAGCGGCGGTCAAGCATCGCGACGACGGCCAGCGCACGGTCGAGGTGCGCATGACCTTGACGGCGCCGGCCTGCGGCATGGGCGATATCCTGGTCGACGACGTGCGCAGCAAGCTGGAGATGATTCCGACCGTGGCCGAGGCCGATGTCGAACTGGTGTTCGATCCGCCGTGGAATCGCAACATGATGTCCGAGGCCGCGCGCCTGGAAACCGGCATGCTGTGA
- a CDS encoding NAD(P)(+) transhydrogenase (Re/Si-specific) subunit beta, which yields MSGLDILVKSSYLVAATLFLLGLQRMASPVTARSGIRWAGAGMVIATAATFLLPGLHNLGLIALALGIGTILAWVSGKKVAITDMPQMVALYNGMGGGSAAAIGAVELLRLAARLPADPLQAQLERGVIEMQTPTVALVLAVVGAAIGAVSLSGSVIAWAKLDGRLDKRVVFPGQQVFNAVVALAMVVLGVAAIATLNVPIIIAFFVVALALGVLMTLPIGGADMPVVISLYNAFTGLAVAFEGYVLGNEALIIAGTMVGAAGMLLTRLMAKAMNRPIRNVLFSNFGGGGQAQEISGTQKPIEAGDVAAMMAFAERVVIVPGYGLAVAQAQHKIWELTQKLIERGVKVKFAIHPVAGRMPGHMNVLLAEAGVPYDLIADMDDINPEFANTDVSLVIGANDVVNPVAKTDPASPIYGMPILDVVNSKNTIVIKRGKGTGFAGIENALFYADNTRMLYGDGAEMASALVSELKALDGGGH from the coding sequence ATGAGTGGGCTGGATATCCTGGTCAAGTCCAGCTACCTCGTCGCCGCCACCTTGTTCCTGCTGGGCCTGCAACGCATGGCCTCGCCGGTGACCGCGCGCAGCGGCATCCGCTGGGCCGGCGCCGGCATGGTCATCGCCACCGCCGCGACCTTCCTGCTGCCCGGGCTGCACAACCTGGGGCTGATCGCGCTCGCGCTCGGCATCGGCACGATCCTGGCCTGGGTTTCGGGCAAGAAGGTGGCGATCACCGACATGCCGCAAATGGTCGCGCTGTACAACGGCATGGGCGGCGGCTCGGCGGCGGCGATCGGCGCGGTCGAACTGCTGCGCCTGGCGGCGCGCTTGCCCGCCGATCCGCTGCAGGCGCAGCTCGAGCGCGGCGTGATCGAGATGCAGACGCCGACCGTGGCCCTGGTGCTGGCGGTGGTCGGCGCGGCGATCGGCGCGGTCTCGCTGTCGGGTTCGGTGATCGCCTGGGCCAAGCTCGACGGACGGCTCGACAAGCGCGTGGTGTTCCCCGGCCAGCAGGTGTTCAACGCCGTGGTCGCGCTGGCGATGGTCGTGCTCGGCGTGGCCGCGATCGCGACCCTCAACGTGCCGATCATCATCGCCTTTTTCGTGGTCGCGCTCGCCCTGGGCGTGCTGATGACCCTGCCGATCGGCGGCGCCGACATGCCGGTGGTGATTTCGCTGTACAACGCCTTCACCGGCCTGGCGGTGGCGTTCGAAGGCTATGTGCTCGGCAACGAGGCGCTGATCATCGCCGGCACCATGGTCGGCGCGGCCGGCATGCTGCTGACCCGGTTGATGGCCAAGGCCATGAACCGGCCGATCCGCAACGTGCTGTTCTCCAACTTCGGCGGCGGCGGCCAGGCGCAGGAAATCAGCGGTACGCAGAAGCCGATCGAGGCCGGCGACGTCGCGGCGATGATGGCCTTCGCCGAGCGCGTGGTGATCGTGCCCGGCTACGGCCTGGCGGTGGCGCAGGCCCAGCACAAGATCTGGGAACTGACCCAGAAGCTGATCGAGCGCGGGGTCAAGGTGAAGTTCGCGATCCATCCGGTCGCCGGGCGCATGCCGGGGCATATGAACGTGCTGCTGGCCGAGGCCGGCGTGCCCTACGACCTGATCGCCGACATGGACGACATCAATCCCGAGTTCGCCAACACCGACGTATCGTTGGTGATCGGCGCCAACGACGTGGTCAATCCGGTCGCCAAGACCGATCCGGCTTCGCCGATCTACGGCATGCCGATCCTGGACGTGGTCAATTCCAAGAACACCATCGTCATCAAGCGCGGCAAGGGCACCGGTTTCGCCGGCATCGAGAACGCCCTGTTCTATGCCGACAACACCCGCATGCTGTACGGCGACGGCGCCGAGATGGCCAGCGCGCTGGTGTCGGAGTTGAAGGCGCTGGATGGCGGCGGGCATTGA